One Rosa chinensis cultivar Old Blush chromosome 5, RchiOBHm-V2, whole genome shotgun sequence genomic region harbors:
- the LOC112167318 gene encoding uncharacterized protein LOC112167318 isoform X1 — protein MAPWYMDPANTINRDKSHGSKGGNATRLKWRYPPIEAINVGEPRIVTSLQKCPNSPDSNGSKANRSKSPVFTMDGVTSLHKCPSNPGSKGGKAKRLKWTHLVQDYEGPSSPAGTKVEEPRIVTPLQKRPSNPGIKGGVAKKLKWSHSALDYEGSSSPGTKTEGPNIGTSSLHKLRSNTGKCLVCSSVDDHPTSLCPYLDFLPDDAIVSSGCDLVCNFCSKSNGICKCWKEEGQCFLLKFCRFCSKSGEHWGYMCPRLDLCSSPVDFPGQTSSAQLC, from the exons ATGGCCCCCTGGTATATGGATCCCGCCAATACAATCAACCGCGACAAGTCTCATG GTAGCAAGGGCGGCAATGCCACAAGACTCAAGTGGAGATACCCACCCATAGAAG CCATAAATGTAGGAGAACCAAGGATCGTCACTTCTCTTCAGAAGTGCCCCAATAGTCCTG ATAGCAATGGCAGCAAGGCCAACAGAAGCAAGTCTCCAGTGTTTACTATGGATGGTGTCACTTCTCTCCACAAGTGCCCCAGTAATcctg GTAGCAAGGGTGGCAAGGCCAAAAGACTCAAGTGGACACACCTTGTGCAGGATTACGAAGGCCCCAGTTCTCCTG CAGGCACAAAGGTGGAAGAACCAAGGATTGTCACTCCTCTCCAGAAGCGCCCCAGTAATCCTG GTATCAAGGGCGGCGTGGCCAAAAAACTCAAGTGGTCACACAGTGCTTTGGATTATGAAGGCTCCAGTTCTCCTG GCACGAAGACGGAAGGACCAAATATTGGTACTTCTTCTCTCCACAAGCTCCGTAGTAATACTG GTAAGTGTTTGGTTTGTTCCTCTGTAGACGACCACCCTACATCTCTATGCCCGTACCTGGATTTTCTCCCAGATGATGCAATTGTCAGCAGTGGGTGTGActtagtttgtaatttttgtagCAAGTCAAATGGAATTTGCAAATGTTGGAAAGAGGAAGGACAGTGTTTTCTTCTCAAGTTTTGTCGATTTTGTTCAAAGAGTGGAGAGCACTGGGGTTATATGTGCCCACGCcttgatctttgttcttctcCTGTGGACTTTCCTGGTCAAACCTCAAGTGCACAGCTATGTTAA
- the LOC121049141 gene encoding secreted RxLR effector protein 161-like, with product MEGSNAVKNPMVPGFKLMKNESGSRVDATQYKQVIGSLMYLTVTRPDLMFVVSLVSRYMEKPTELHMQAVKRILRYLRGTTDLGVCYKKGGKAGELVAFSDNDYAGDTDDRKSTSGYVFLLSSGAMAWSSKKQPVVSLSTTEAEFISAASCACQAVWMQRVLKSLGWIQSKSTVIYCDNCSAIKLSKNPVMHGRSKHIDVRFHFLRELSRDGVVDLKYCSSQDQVADVMTKPLKLDDFVRLRELLGVCTVPLK from the coding sequence ATGGAGGGCAGCAATGCAGTGAAAAATCCCATGGTGCCAGGTTTCAAATTGATGAAAAATGAAAGTGGATCAAGAGTGGATGCTACTCAGTACAAGCAGGTGATTGGAAGTTTGATGTATTTAACAGTTACAAGACCCGATCTAATGTTTGTAGTGAGCTTAGTAAGCAGATACATGGAGAAACCTACCGAGCTGCATATGCAGGCTGTGAAGAGGATTTTGAGGTACCTAAGAGGAACTACGGACTTAGGGGTGTGCTACAAAAAGGGAGGTAAAGCTGGTGAACTAGTTGCTTTCTCGGATAACGACTATGCCGGAGACACGGACGACCGAAAAAGCACCTCAGGCTATGTGTTTCTTTTGAGTTCGGGAGCTATGGCTTGGAGTTCAAAGAAGCAACCTGTGGTTTCTCTCTCAACCACAGAAGCTGAGTTCATTTCAGCTGCATCATGTGCTTGTCAGGCCGTGTGGATGCAAAGGGTACTCAAGAGTCTTGGCTGGATTCAAAGTAAGAGTACtgtgatttattgtgataatTGTTCAGCAATTAAACTTTCAAAAAATCCTGTTATGCATGGAAGAAGCAAGCATATAGATGTCAGATTCCACTTTCTTCGTGAGCTCTCAAGAGATGGTGTGGTAGATTTAAAGTATTGCAGCTCTCAGGATCAGGTGGCAGATGTTATGACAAAACCTTTGAAACTTGATGACTTTGTGAGGCTGAGGGAGCTACTTGGTGTGTGCACGGTGCCATTGAAGTAA
- the LOC112167318 gene encoding uncharacterized protein LOC112167318 isoform X2, with protein sequence MAPWYMDPANTINRDKSHGSKGGNATRLKWRYPPIEAINVGEPRIVTSLQKCPNSPDSNGSKANRSKSPVFTMDGVTSLHKCPSNPGSKGGKAKRLKWTHLVQDYEGPSSPGTKVEEPRIVTPLQKRPSNPGIKGGVAKKLKWSHSALDYEGSSSPGTKTEGPNIGTSSLHKLRSNTGKCLVCSSVDDHPTSLCPYLDFLPDDAIVSSGCDLVCNFCSKSNGICKCWKEEGQCFLLKFCRFCSKSGEHWGYMCPRLDLCSSPVDFPGQTSSAQLC encoded by the exons ATGGCCCCCTGGTATATGGATCCCGCCAATACAATCAACCGCGACAAGTCTCATG GTAGCAAGGGCGGCAATGCCACAAGACTCAAGTGGAGATACCCACCCATAGAAG CCATAAATGTAGGAGAACCAAGGATCGTCACTTCTCTTCAGAAGTGCCCCAATAGTCCTG ATAGCAATGGCAGCAAGGCCAACAGAAGCAAGTCTCCAGTGTTTACTATGGATGGTGTCACTTCTCTCCACAAGTGCCCCAGTAATcctg GTAGCAAGGGTGGCAAGGCCAAAAGACTCAAGTGGACACACCTTGTGCAGGATTACGAAGGCCCCAGTTCTCCTG GCACAAAGGTGGAAGAACCAAGGATTGTCACTCCTCTCCAGAAGCGCCCCAGTAATCCTG GTATCAAGGGCGGCGTGGCCAAAAAACTCAAGTGGTCACACAGTGCTTTGGATTATGAAGGCTCCAGTTCTCCTG GCACGAAGACGGAAGGACCAAATATTGGTACTTCTTCTCTCCACAAGCTCCGTAGTAATACTG GTAAGTGTTTGGTTTGTTCCTCTGTAGACGACCACCCTACATCTCTATGCCCGTACCTGGATTTTCTCCCAGATGATGCAATTGTCAGCAGTGGGTGTGActtagtttgtaatttttgtagCAAGTCAAATGGAATTTGCAAATGTTGGAAAGAGGAAGGACAGTGTTTTCTTCTCAAGTTTTGTCGATTTTGTTCAAAGAGTGGAGAGCACTGGGGTTATATGTGCCCACGCcttgatctttgttcttctcCTGTGGACTTTCCTGGTCAAACCTCAAGTGCACAGCTATGTTAA
- the LOC112167318 gene encoding uncharacterized protein LOC112167318 isoform X4 codes for MAPWYMDPANTINRDKSHGSKGGNATRLKWRYPPIEAINVGEPRIVTSLQKCPNSPDSNGSKANRSKSPVFTMDGVTSLHKCPSNPGSKGGKAKRLKWTHLVQDYEGPSSPAGTKVEEPRIVTPLQKRPSNPGIKGGVAKKLKWSHSALDYEGSSSPGTKTEGPNIGTSSLHKLRSNTASQMEFANVGKRKDSVFFSSFVDFVQRVESTGVICAHALIFVLLLWTFLVKPQVHSYVKCCGPLF; via the exons ATGGCCCCCTGGTATATGGATCCCGCCAATACAATCAACCGCGACAAGTCTCATG GTAGCAAGGGCGGCAATGCCACAAGACTCAAGTGGAGATACCCACCCATAGAAG CCATAAATGTAGGAGAACCAAGGATCGTCACTTCTCTTCAGAAGTGCCCCAATAGTCCTG ATAGCAATGGCAGCAAGGCCAACAGAAGCAAGTCTCCAGTGTTTACTATGGATGGTGTCACTTCTCTCCACAAGTGCCCCAGTAATcctg GTAGCAAGGGTGGCAAGGCCAAAAGACTCAAGTGGACACACCTTGTGCAGGATTACGAAGGCCCCAGTTCTCCTG CAGGCACAAAGGTGGAAGAACCAAGGATTGTCACTCCTCTCCAGAAGCGCCCCAGTAATCCTG GTATCAAGGGCGGCGTGGCCAAAAAACTCAAGTGGTCACACAGTGCTTTGGATTATGAAGGCTCCAGTTCTCCTG GCACGAAGACGGAAGGACCAAATATTGGTACTTCTTCTCTCCACAAGCTCCGTAGTAATACTG CAAGTCAAATGGAATTTGCAAATGTTGGAAAGAGGAAGGACAGTGTTTTCTTCTCAAGTTTTGTCGATTTTGTTCAAAGAGTGGAGAGCACTGGGGTTATATGTGCCCACGCcttgatctttgttcttctcCTGTGGACTTTCCTGGTCAAACCTCAAGTGCACAGCTATGTTAAATGCTGTGGACctttgttttag
- the LOC112167181 gene encoding uncharacterized protein LOC112167181 isoform X3, translating to MGSLAIFIAILHFCSSCGSSWRHGSKGGKAKRLKWLDIAMEDPSAASEGSSSSAMAAVHIDPADSINRDNSHGMPKEAMAAVHIDPADSINRDNSHGMPKEAMATVHIDPADSINHDNSHGSKGGKARRLKGSNIAMEGPWAAYKGPISSGSQGGKAKRLKLKLLAVETYDGPSSLGMKAEEPNIGTSPLHKLHSHTGDAEGPMSTFSKKKKKKKRRTNKHFLCVSRPS from the exons ATGGGATCGTTAGCCATTTTCATTGCAATTCTTCATTTTTGCTCTTCGTGTGGTTCGTCATGGCGTCATG GTAGCAAGGGGGGCAAGGCCAAAAGACTCAAGTGGTTGGACATTGCTATGGAGGATCCCTCTGCGGCTTCTGAAGGCTCCAGTTCCTCTG CCATGGCCGCCGTGCATATTGATCCAGCCGATTCAATCAACCGCGACAATTCTCATGGTATGCCAAAGGAAGCCATGGCCGCCGTACATATTGATCCAGCTGATTCAATCAACCGCGACAATTCTCATGGTATGCCAAAGGAAGCCATGGCCACCGTGCATATCGATCCAGCTGATTCAATCAACCACGACAATTCTCATG GTAGCAAGGGTGGCAAGGCCAGAAGACTCAAGGGGTCGAACATTGCTATGGAAGGTCCCTGGGCGGCTTATAAAGGGCCCATTTCTTCTG GTAGCCAGGGTGGCAAGGCCAAGAGACTCAAGCTGAAACTCCTTGCTGTTGAGACTTATGATGGCCCCAGTTCTCTTG GCATGAAGGCAGAAGAACCAAATATTGGCACTTCTCCACTCCACAAGCTCCATAGTCATACTG gtgatgcagaaggaCCAATGAgcacattctcaaaaaaaaaaaaaaaaaaaaaaagaaggacgAATAAGCACTTTCTTTGCGTCAGCCGCCCGTCGTAG
- the LOC112167181 gene encoding uncharacterized protein LOC112167181 isoform X2, producing MATVPIDPADTVNRDNSHGMPKEAMATVHIDPADSINRDNSHSSKGGKAKRLKWLDIAMEDPSAASEGSSSSAMAAVHIDPADSINRDNSHGMPKEAMAAVHIDPADSINRDNSHGMPKEAMATVHIDPADSINHDNSHGSKGGKARRLKGSNIAMEGPWAAYKGPISSGSQGGKAKRLKLKLLAVETYDGPSSLGMKAEEPNIGTSPLHKLHSHTEGPMSTFSKKKKKKKRRTNKHFLCVSRPS from the exons ATGGCCACCGTGCCAATAGATCCAGCCGATACAGTCAACCGCGACAATTCTCATGGTATGCCAAAGGAAGCCATGGCCACCGTGCATATCGATCCAGCCGATTCAATCAACCGCGACAATTCTCATA GTAGCAAGGGGGGCAAGGCCAAAAGACTCAAGTGGTTGGACATTGCTATGGAGGATCCCTCTGCGGCTTCTGAAGGCTCCAGTTCCTCTG CCATGGCCGCCGTGCATATTGATCCAGCCGATTCAATCAACCGCGACAATTCTCATGGTATGCCAAAGGAAGCCATGGCCGCCGTACATATTGATCCAGCTGATTCAATCAACCGCGACAATTCTCATGGTATGCCAAAGGAAGCCATGGCCACCGTGCATATCGATCCAGCTGATTCAATCAACCACGACAATTCTCATG GTAGCAAGGGTGGCAAGGCCAGAAGACTCAAGGGGTCGAACATTGCTATGGAAGGTCCCTGGGCGGCTTATAAAGGGCCCATTTCTTCTG GTAGCCAGGGTGGCAAGGCCAAGAGACTCAAGCTGAAACTCCTTGCTGTTGAGACTTATGATGGCCCCAGTTCTCTTG GCATGAAGGCAGAAGAACCAAATATTGGCACTTCTCCACTCCACAAGCTCCATAGTCATACTG aaggaCCAATGAgcacattctcaaaaaaaaaaaaaaaaaaaaaaagaaggacgAATAAGCACTTTCTTTGCGTCAGCCGCCCGTCGTAG
- the LOC112167181 gene encoding uncharacterized protein LOC112167181 isoform X1, which produces MATVPIDPADTVNRDNSHGMPKEAMATVHIDPADSINRDNSHSSKGGKAKRLKWLDIAMEDPSAASEGSSSSAMAAVHIDPADSINRDNSHGMPKEAMAAVHIDPADSINRDNSHGMPKEAMATVHIDPADSINHDNSHGSKGGKARRLKGSNIAMEGPWAAYKGPISSGSQGGKAKRLKLKLLAVETYDGPSSLGMKAEEPNIGTSPLHKLHSHTGDAEGPMSTFSKKKKKKKRRTNKHFLCVSRPS; this is translated from the exons ATGGCCACCGTGCCAATAGATCCAGCCGATACAGTCAACCGCGACAATTCTCATGGTATGCCAAAGGAAGCCATGGCCACCGTGCATATCGATCCAGCCGATTCAATCAACCGCGACAATTCTCATA GTAGCAAGGGGGGCAAGGCCAAAAGACTCAAGTGGTTGGACATTGCTATGGAGGATCCCTCTGCGGCTTCTGAAGGCTCCAGTTCCTCTG CCATGGCCGCCGTGCATATTGATCCAGCCGATTCAATCAACCGCGACAATTCTCATGGTATGCCAAAGGAAGCCATGGCCGCCGTACATATTGATCCAGCTGATTCAATCAACCGCGACAATTCTCATGGTATGCCAAAGGAAGCCATGGCCACCGTGCATATCGATCCAGCTGATTCAATCAACCACGACAATTCTCATG GTAGCAAGGGTGGCAAGGCCAGAAGACTCAAGGGGTCGAACATTGCTATGGAAGGTCCCTGGGCGGCTTATAAAGGGCCCATTTCTTCTG GTAGCCAGGGTGGCAAGGCCAAGAGACTCAAGCTGAAACTCCTTGCTGTTGAGACTTATGATGGCCCCAGTTCTCTTG GCATGAAGGCAGAAGAACCAAATATTGGCACTTCTCCACTCCACAAGCTCCATAGTCATACTG gtgatgcagaaggaCCAATGAgcacattctcaaaaaaaaaaaaaaaaaaaaaaagaaggacgAATAAGCACTTTCTTTGCGTCAGCCGCCCGTCGTAG
- the LOC112167318 gene encoding uncharacterized protein LOC112167318 isoform X3 — protein sequence MHLVEFVGSKGGNATRLKWRYPPIEAINVGEPRIVTSLQKCPNSPDSNGSKANRSKSPVFTMDGVTSLHKCPSNPGSKGGKAKRLKWTHLVQDYEGPSSPAGTKVEEPRIVTPLQKRPSNPGIKGGVAKKLKWSHSALDYEGSSSPGTKTEGPNIGTSSLHKLRSNTGKCLVCSSVDDHPTSLCPYLDFLPDDAIVSSGCDLVCNFCSKSNGICKCWKEEGQCFLLKFCRFCSKSGEHWGYMCPRLDLCSSPVDFPGQTSSAQLC from the exons ATGCATCTCGTTGAGTTTGTTG GTAGCAAGGGCGGCAATGCCACAAGACTCAAGTGGAGATACCCACCCATAGAAG CCATAAATGTAGGAGAACCAAGGATCGTCACTTCTCTTCAGAAGTGCCCCAATAGTCCTG ATAGCAATGGCAGCAAGGCCAACAGAAGCAAGTCTCCAGTGTTTACTATGGATGGTGTCACTTCTCTCCACAAGTGCCCCAGTAATcctg GTAGCAAGGGTGGCAAGGCCAAAAGACTCAAGTGGACACACCTTGTGCAGGATTACGAAGGCCCCAGTTCTCCTG CAGGCACAAAGGTGGAAGAACCAAGGATTGTCACTCCTCTCCAGAAGCGCCCCAGTAATCCTG GTATCAAGGGCGGCGTGGCCAAAAAACTCAAGTGGTCACACAGTGCTTTGGATTATGAAGGCTCCAGTTCTCCTG GCACGAAGACGGAAGGACCAAATATTGGTACTTCTTCTCTCCACAAGCTCCGTAGTAATACTG GTAAGTGTTTGGTTTGTTCCTCTGTAGACGACCACCCTACATCTCTATGCCCGTACCTGGATTTTCTCCCAGATGATGCAATTGTCAGCAGTGGGTGTGActtagtttgtaatttttgtagCAAGTCAAATGGAATTTGCAAATGTTGGAAAGAGGAAGGACAGTGTTTTCTTCTCAAGTTTTGTCGATTTTGTTCAAAGAGTGGAGAGCACTGGGGTTATATGTGCCCACGCcttgatctttgttcttctcCTGTGGACTTTCCTGGTCAAACCTCAAGTGCACAGCTATGTTAA
- the LOC112167987 gene encoding uncharacterized protein LOC112167987 — MSKSSSSRRSRGSRSSLLDKQVTGTTTLTLIGEEVIYVVTDERSSTEPPPYMILNDNASKTYAISTNVLATIAGNPDLCSTMLAHVKATVSQELVSDQLDSNNVVHIAANYVHECVTVWERDNPNMHFPSATQIVGWCNGEPSVYGIQCANPPQVTHEHGSGFVHGSGEKSVQDYYKKEDPMPYKRGRPRRSDIELAQIGKRAVVFSALNERYTGGRVCSVEVRPDMIHESGSEEILKVLHDDYDYFKTYLSHFLFCLYRKSDFEYTIDTEAMLSQVIHTRFTSGIQRSHVIQIKEKYFIRILQFPDGEVAKEEFQAVKSEWKQQLGYGHTQDVDVHPHIRSLPWIELHQLQGAPLVFAMATKKYISLFLDL; from the exons ATGTCAAAATCCTCTTCGTCTCGTCGTTCACGTGGCAGTCGCAGCTCACTTCTAG ATAAGCAAGTGACAGGGACAACAACCTTGACTCTTATTGGTGAAGAAGTGATATATGTGGTCACTGACGAGAGGTCTAGTACCGAGCCACCTCCTTACATGATATTGAACGATAATGCCTCAAAAACTTACGCTATTTCAACAAATGTGTTGGCTACAATAGCTGGAAATCCGGATCTTTGTTCGACCATGCTGGCACATGTAAAAGCGACAGTCAGTCAAGAATTAGTTTCTGATCAACTTGATAGCAACAATGTTGTGCATATTGCAGCAAATTATGTCCATGAATGTGTCACTGTATGGGAGCGTGATAACCCAAACATGCACTTCCCGTCTGCAACACAAATAGTTGGTTGGTGCAATGGTGAACCTTCAGTATATGGCATTCAATGTGCTAACCCACCACAGGTGACACATGAGCACGGAAGTGGATTTGTCCATGGATCCGGTGAGAAATCTGTTCAAGATTACTATAAGAAAGAGGACCCAATGCCATACAAGCGCGGCCGTCCACGTAGATCAGATATTGAACTTGCCCAAATTGGAAAAAGAGCAGTAGTGTTTTCAGCGTTGAATGAGCGTTATACTGGTGGAAGAGTGTGTTCAGTGGAGGTGAGACCAGATATGATTCATGAATCAGGTTCAGAAGAGATTCTCAAGGTACTACATGATGATTATGACTACTTTAAAACCTACTTATCACATTTTCTTTTCTGTCTTTACCGCAAGAGTGATTTTGAATATACGATCGACACTGAGGCAATGTTGAGTCAAGTAATCCACACTCGATTCACTTCTGGGATTCAAAGGTCTCATGTTattcaaatcaaagaaaaatattttatcCGCATCTTACAATTTCCGGATGGAGAAGTTGCTAAAGAAGAATTTCAGGCTGTAAAGTCAGAGTGGAAACAACAGCTGGGCTACGGGCATACCCAAGATGTTGATGTGCATCCCCATATTCGTTCATTGCCGTGGATCGAGCTTCATCAATTGCAGGGTGCTCCACTTGTCTTTGCTATGGCCACAAAAAAGTATATTAGTCTTTTTCTTGATCTTTAA
- the LOC112167181 gene encoding uncharacterized protein LOC112167181 isoform X4 → MATVPIDPADTVNRDNSHGMPKEAMATVHIDPADSINRDNSHSSKGGKAKRLKWLDIAMEDPSAASEGSSSSAMAAVHIDPADSINRDNSHGMPKEAMAAVHIDPADSINRDNSHGMPKEAMATVHIDPADSINHDNSHGSQGGKAKRLKLKLLAVETYDGPSSLGMKAEEPNIGTSPLHKLHSHTGDAEGPMSTFSKKKKKKKRRTNKHFLCVSRPS, encoded by the exons ATGGCCACCGTGCCAATAGATCCAGCCGATACAGTCAACCGCGACAATTCTCATGGTATGCCAAAGGAAGCCATGGCCACCGTGCATATCGATCCAGCCGATTCAATCAACCGCGACAATTCTCATA GTAGCAAGGGGGGCAAGGCCAAAAGACTCAAGTGGTTGGACATTGCTATGGAGGATCCCTCTGCGGCTTCTGAAGGCTCCAGTTCCTCTG CCATGGCCGCCGTGCATATTGATCCAGCCGATTCAATCAACCGCGACAATTCTCATGGTATGCCAAAGGAAGCCATGGCCGCCGTACATATTGATCCAGCTGATTCAATCAACCGCGACAATTCTCATGGTATGCCAAAGGAAGCCATGGCCACCGTGCATATCGATCCAGCTGATTCAATCAACCACGACAATTCTCATG GTAGCCAGGGTGGCAAGGCCAAGAGACTCAAGCTGAAACTCCTTGCTGTTGAGACTTATGATGGCCCCAGTTCTCTTG GCATGAAGGCAGAAGAACCAAATATTGGCACTTCTCCACTCCACAAGCTCCATAGTCATACTG gtgatgcagaaggaCCAATGAgcacattctcaaaaaaaaaaaaaaaaaaaaaaagaaggacgAATAAGCACTTTCTTTGCGTCAGCCGCCCGTCGTAG